A genome region from Desertifilum tharense IPPAS B-1220 includes the following:
- the crtE gene encoding geranylgeranyl diphosphate synthase CrtE: MVVTDDMQLPQQASPFDLKAYLRERQAQVEAALDRAVPLTYPETLYESMRYSLFAGGKRLRPILCLATCELAGGTIAMAMPTACALEMIHTMSLIHDDLPAMDNDDYRRGKLTNHKVFGEDIAILSGDALLTYAFEHIGLQTRDVPADRVLKVIVRLANAVGAAGLVGGQVVDLESEGKANLSLETLNFIHTHKTGALLEVSVVSGAILAGASEADVQRLSHYAQNIGLAFQIIDDILDITATQEELGKTAGKDLQAQKLTYPSLWGIDESRRQARQLIESAKAELAPFGEQAKPLLAIADFITARSH, translated from the coding sequence ATGGTAGTCACGGACGATATGCAGTTGCCTCAACAGGCATCTCCATTTGACTTAAAGGCTTATTTGCGAGAGCGACAAGCCCAGGTTGAAGCGGCCTTAGATCGCGCCGTGCCGCTAACTTACCCAGAAACGCTCTACGAATCCATGCGCTATTCGCTATTTGCCGGGGGAAAGCGCCTGCGTCCTATTTTATGTTTGGCAACCTGCGAACTGGCAGGCGGTACGATCGCAATGGCAATGCCAACCGCCTGTGCCTTAGAAATGATTCACACCATGTCGCTGATTCACGACGACTTGCCCGCAATGGATAATGACGATTACCGTCGCGGCAAGCTGACCAATCATAAGGTGTTTGGTGAAGATATTGCGATCCTGTCGGGCGATGCTTTACTCACCTATGCTTTTGAGCATATTGGCTTGCAAACCCGCGATGTCCCCGCAGATCGCGTCTTAAAGGTGATTGTCCGCCTCGCGAATGCGGTGGGGGCGGCCGGACTGGTGGGCGGTCAAGTGGTGGATTTAGAATCGGAAGGGAAAGCGAATTTGTCGCTAGAAACCTTAAACTTTATCCATACCCATAAAACGGGAGCGCTGTTAGAGGTTTCGGTCGTCTCTGGGGCAATTTTAGCCGGAGCCAGCGAAGCGGACGTGCAACGCCTGTCTCACTACGCTCAAAATATTGGGCTAGCGTTTCAGATTATTGACGATATTTTAGATATCACAGCGACTCAAGAAGAGTTAGGAAAAACGGCGGGTAAAGATTTACAAGCCCAAAAATTGACCTATCCGAGTTTGTGGGGGATTGATGAATCGCGCCGCCAAGCTCGACAATTAATTGAGAGTGCCAAGGCAGAGTTAGCGCCGTTTGGAGAACAGGCTAAACCGCTGTTGGCGATCGCAGATTTTATTACTGCCCGCAGCCACTAG